CTCACTTCGCCCCTAGTCAAGGGAACCGCCATCGGACGACACATCGATGCACATGGTGATGGGGTCAAAGTAGTCGCGCTATGGGTCGATGACGCGACCTACTCTTTCGAAGAAACAGTCCGTAGGGGAGCCAAACCCTACCTCCCTCCCGAAACACGTCGAGACGAGCACGGCGAAGTAGTACTATCCGGCATCCATACCTATGGCGAGACGGTACACTACTTCGTCGAACGCAAAAATTATCGAGGCACTTTCTTGCCAGGGTATCAAGCTTGGGACAGCCCCTATCGGCCAAGTACTACGGGACTCAAGTACGTCGACCATATGGTAGGCAATGTCGGGTGGGGAGAAATGAACCAATGGGTTGATTTTTATACCGAGGTGATGGGGTTTGCACAGTTGATCTCCTTTGACGACAAAGACATTTCTACTGAATACACCGCTCTGATGAGCAAAGTCATGAGCAATGGCAATGGACGTATCAAGTTTCCGATCAACGAACCAGCTGAAGGTAAGAAAAAATCCCAAATCGAAGAGTTTCTGGATTTTTATGGCGCACCTGGCGTGCAACACATCGCAGTAGCCACCGACAACATCATCGAGACGGTCACTGCCATGCGAGACCGAGGCGTAGAATTCCTACAGGTCCCCAA
The DNA window shown above is from Reichenbachiella sp. 5M10 and carries:
- the hppD gene encoding 4-hydroxyphenylpyruvate dioxygenase is translated as MKTQTIEKIFTEAEDFLPINGTDYIELYVGNAKQAAHFYKTAFGFQSLAHRGLVSGDKQSESYVLVQDKIRLVLTSPLVKGTAIGRHIDAHGDGVKVVALWVDDATYSFEETVRRGAKPYLPPETRRDEHGEVVLSGIHTYGETVHYFVERKNYRGTFLPGYQAWDSPYRPSTTGLKYVDHMVGNVGWGEMNQWVDFYTEVMGFAQLISFDDKDISTEYTALMSKVMSNGNGRIKFPINEPAEGKKKSQIEEFLDFYGAPGVQHIAVATDNIIETVTAMRDRGVEFLQVPNSYYETVLERVGEIDEDLEPLRQLGILIDRDDEGYLLQIFTKPVEPRPTVFFEIIQRKGAQSFGKGNFKALFEAIEREQELRGTL